Part of the Mauremys mutica isolate MM-2020 ecotype Southern chromosome 1, ASM2049712v1, whole genome shotgun sequence genome is shown below.
ttagggcaaattatggcttctaacatcactcttgtgaaagcagatctggtcaaagaggaagattatttaccaaatcagggtgtgaatgttgtgatcctctgtgagtttactgtccgtgtgcctttagccagaatccaccttgagtggaatggggctcagcatgaagtgatagctggcgtcagaaagttattgcctaaagatcttttaattggggaaaatgttaaagctttgttcagtccaggtagccagtcacaggagaggaataatcttaaacctgtgtctattgtgagcaatgatttgcctgaggtgggttgctccaaaggtttgtctgtgcaaaaaagcagcgtgtctgtgagtggagtttctgaatgtctgtctgatgtctcagaaggaaatctggagttagatcaagagcagaaagatctcattggtgaggaaaatgtttctcaggagcagattaaagtaaatggtcaggttaaagccctaactgaggaaggaaagggtaaatttgtgataggtgatggattggtggctagtgcaacttgtagaagtgaacctgaaatgggtaactgtggtttgctaaaagtagctcagtgtagtgaaaaaagcagcagcttatctgttgggagtggcaatgtgcctggtagggaaagtttggaggggcctaggcagccttgtgagctgatggctttgtctaatcagcagtttgggaagacagggatagtggaagaggagtgtccctatcccttacctgtgtcctgtgtggagaaatgtgacagtggagggaatgtgcctatctctgtcaggggtattgacttgcctatgaagggagctacctcggtctccaagcagttgtctgtggacagccctgtgtgctgggacaagggaagtgaaatcccaagctgtgtttctggtgaaggagaatgtgtctccgactcttctgtgtctgtggagcagacagaaggtgcctttcagcctgtgatggttgagggtgattcagttgtctcggagtgggttgtaaatacagctaaagcccaggaagggaatggtcctaagtttgtgtctgctggggagaatggcactgtaactaggttgcatccagttagtgtcgtAGCAagatcccagagaccagacaattctggtgcttgtagtttgccagttgctaatgtgtggttggaaaagggtgtagcaactctgtctaatcagggtgataccctagccagggcacaaggggagcatgaaggtgatttaatggtgttacctactgacagtttgagaacttgtagcaagaaggaaaagattcctgaacttgttcatggccaagggaaggagactgcttctgacctgttatctagaaagtctgtaggtgtgcctaaaaggggattgtgtagaaatccgcctgttgggcctgaagtgattctaaatgtaagtgagacccagaaagcggctgtggttgctcagggaagtgttcctgtagagcaagccctaggtggagaggggaagggcagaatttctgagaggggtgaattgctgcttagagaagctcctagggaaaggaatcctcatggtagcctgtgcaagcagtttactgcaactgaagggtgtaaaagtgatttaatcaagaaagtttcagttcctaacagccagaaattttcggttgtgaatggatccaccgactttccttttgagagatccagtgtgggcagctttgaaaaggtctcaggtggagtagaagctgttaaggaagttgagcagccctataaccacctggctgtgtgtggccagcttgttggggagacaatggtgttgggacaggaatgtctccatgctgaatctgtaagtgagcagtctgtgcttcaggatctgaggacagattcagttactggtgtttcaaagcagaacagttttatggctgaatgcttgaggaggcaggggagagcaagccagctctcaccctcagactctttggatttgtgtggtatctctgtaagacaaagtccagccttggaatccatggcagctaaagagttaaaagctagtgtctgtgttaatgcgaattacttggctggcagggagaagaaagacttgctaataggtGTTAGCAccgagggcccaccccatcagccaatgaattctgttaagcaagagaaatcagggtttaatcctgcaggacaaggaggaaagagagaactgatttttgcaaagggaagccacaggttaaccctaaaaggcccaaactccaatggtattgagccaagggtgtggcatgacaaacatgtttgtagatggacacttgcaatcaatttgttgttattgctaatgctaacttttgtaactaatgtgttgctatggccaagaattgtaacaatgtacaatgtgcctaatcttttggaaagtcccttgaacatgttgaaaggaatacatgaaaacacactttatgttaaagggccttgctatactgatgtttcacagttaatgcctgtaaacagtattggaacttttcacaggggaaaatacattccagacctaatgtgctgtgtgaaaggggaaactgaggcacactaccatattgctttcatggctaaatgccaagattcctgtactatgaacaacatcaatatctacattggtttaatgttaattgggttcaaaacattggccagagctggtatggataaagtagctgttttctttagctcttggcaagatcacatgaaacatacaggaaccatgatgcaaaagctaaccaagttataccttgagtttgtaaagagattgtcatgttattgaacatgactttgataaaccatttcggttatacactggtacggcctctagcccaacactagctgtagtgagacagacccaaggaaagggggctcttgggatgcagtcagcgatgttttgtcatcccttcctgcatcaattttgcgttgggggtgtgacgttattgatataaattgggaccatatagaacatgggttgcaaccaaggtcctgcagtggcaccaaatcttagataaagggggtcatctaaggtgtctaagaccaggttatgggttgctggttataattatgctgtctgtatgtctgtatcatttttagttgaagttatgaatgttggctctatgctgtctgtatttcaagtttgtgctgtgcttctgggggcagcctcccagacaagctggtgttagctctgcctagcctgtttgatggcccattaaggaccatcagctacacaattgacccatggagagaaggcagacacgccttgtgactcagcaaggtatgcagagacttgtccatgtgactgcagactccattttgctgtgattttccacagtgagaacaaagagattcttacacctggaaaagtctatataaggctgatgcatcatctccatcttgtcttcaatcctgcttctgacctctggagggactttgctacaaactgaagctctacacaagggactgaatgacccatcccagcgggggatgtattccagagacttaatttgaacctgcagtttactccatcactgctgcaagcctgaactaagaactttgccattactgcatgtaattgattccatttaaccaattctacctctcgtctctacctttttccctttgtaaataaacctttagattttagattctaaaggattggcaacagcgtgatttgtgggtaagatctgaagtgtatattgacctgggtctggggcttggtcctttggaatcgagggaacctttttcttttattgggttgttggttttcataaccattcatccccaggacgagtgcactggtggtgatgctgggagactggagtgtctaaggaaattgcttgtgtgacttgtggttagccagtggggtgagaccaaagtcctttttgtctggctggtttggtttgccttagaggtggaaaaaccccagcctagggctgtgactgcccagtttaagcaattggtcctgatttggcactcttagctgggtcccgccagaatcgctccgtcacacccagctcttgctgaggagctcacctgctcaACAAACCCAGTGCAATGTGGGTGTGATGGGATAGAGAGTAAGTCCGTGGTCCTTTCCACTCTGCACAGCCATTAGCCAGCCCAGGGCCCTTGCCACAGGGGATGAGTTTGCTCCAATATCACTGGCCAAAATGTTTCTCTTTGCTCTGCCCCTGGCTGATGGCCTCCAGCcccgaggtggctgcatttcagtggcacagagaatccttcaggatgaaaggttgtAGTAGATGGACAATACTTGGTATTCTGAGGCCGTGGCCCATATGTTCTCACGCCCCACTGAGGCAAATATCCCCTTGGAGTAAGAactgagtaaagacctcaggagccagctgtgtgtgaGTTAATGCACAGGGACTCTCACCTCCGCCTAGGGGCCTCTCGCCTGACTTTCTGATGGAAAACATGGAGGTGCTAGGGCTCCTCACTGTAATAATGGTAtgaatttttcaacatgggcaAGACGTCTTTTCTCTTGACTTCATTCGAAATGTTAGCTGAACCTTTAtggctgaaactttcaaaaaacaattcaCCCGGAAGCAGACACCCAGTGtgagaaatttcagtccaaacagttaaagtttggcaaatttATAACCAACTGAAAATGAAGTCTCCTAattgaaggtgtcagacagccttaactaGCCACCAGCACCATCTACAATggccaatccatttgtgaatcccattcagctATGCTCTCTGCGCCAATAAagtctgtggcaaggagttccacaggccaaatatGGATTATATAAACAAGTTTCTTTTCTCAGTGTTATATGTTCAGATGTGCAATGTAattgaatgttcccttgttcATGTGTTATGAGCCAGAATAAATACAAATGCCTCatctactttctttatcaatagattcatagggtttaagatcagaagggacaattagatcatcctgtctgaccacctgtataacacaagccattacTTTTAACCCAGTTACTCTTGTATTGAGCaccataacttgtgtttggctaagacctggtctacactaagatttTACATTGTACATGTAGATGTAGACAGGGTGAGATGGGACCTGCAAGGGtcagctagtctaaccccctgccaagatgcagggtttgttgtgtctaaaccatccaggacagacggctccagcctcctttggaaaacctccagtgaaggaccTTCCACAACTTGCCTAGGTGACTGTTGCAATGTCCTCCTGTTCCtatggttaggaagtttttcctgagatttcattgaaatctgctctgctggagtttgatcccattgcctcttgtcctaacctttgtggcaagagagaacaacttttctccattttttaaTGGCAACCTTTCAAGTGTCTGAAGTCCACTATCATGTCcctccttaatctcctctttcccaaactaaatatacccagttccttcagcctttcctcTATGGTTTGCATTTCATCCCTtggatcatctttgtcgctcacctctggatcctttccggTTTCTCTACAGAGcggtgaccagaattgcacacagcacTCCTCatactgcttctttccaaatgcagaacaaaaatagtTCTTGAACACATCTACCTTTTCCGCAACATTAGCaactttcctttctccctctagGGATTGGCCTTTACCTTtcctaggatttcttttgttcttaaaatACTTAACTCCTTTTTGTTCTCCTTAGCCCTGCAAAGCATGGATTTCCCTGATGTCTTTAACGTCCTGCATCAATTTTCATAACTTCCAGCTAGTATTGCTTACTAGCTATTTTCCCTTATTCCCATTTGTTATATGTTGCTTTTCCCCCcttaattgctgccttcactttgctACTGAACTGGGTTTTTAACCAAAGTTCTCCACTTTCTTGATTGTGGAATCGTGGCTTTTTAGGTCTCTCataaactcttcttaaagaacTCTCGAGTTCCATTCCCATTTTTCTGTCTACGTTTTTCCTCCCACTCATAATTTGTCTCAGCTTTGGGGAATTAGCCCTTTGGAAGGGTATCTGTAGATCGCTACTACTGGTTGGGAGCTGTTCTCTGTTTGTCCATTTCAATGTAATTGGttcctttcttttattttgttctcCTCTATCCTGTGCTCCCTTATTTGTCTCTTCTCTACACTAAAgagtcccagacttttcagtcTGTCGCATATTCCAGACCcccctctctatcagtgttatagagggcggacaatttatgagtttacgcTGCATAAGTTTTATaaagggtaaaacggatttatttgggtttagaccccattgggagttgggcatctgagtgttaaagatagGAACATTTCTGTGAGCTGCtctcaggtaaacctgcagctttggggcaagtaattcagaccctgggtctttgttggagcagacgggtgtgtctggctcagcaaaacagggtgttggggtcctgagctggcagggaaagcaggggtagaagtagtcggcacatcgggtggcagctcccaagagggtttctgtgatccaacccgtcacagtaaGGGTGAAAAGTTTGCTCAGGGTGCACTGCTGAGACCGAACacttggctgctgattttgagcagccagataccaaggCTGTTAGAGGGGCACAATGGGGGGCAAgtcgaatcagggaggctttctgtttttaaaatgagaacGAGTAAtgtttgttgctatgcttgggattgTAATGCAGAATGAAGTCCAGTTTTGGTAGGTGGGAAGCAGTTGTGATTGTTCAGGCCCAGAGTTCAATGTAAGGAAATGATACAACTGCCTGCTGCTTTGCTGCTGCCATCTGCTATCATAACTTCAGCGGAAACAAATCAAGACTGATTAATAGTCAAataactttgcttttattgccaaaaaacccaccacaccatgcacacacacacagctgagcgTAAGTCcagttttcatttgaaaaggtgtctgtggaggtggagttaacaGTAAAGTGAGAAGTCCCAGAAATCGGAAAGGAATGTGCGGGTGGAGTTTGGGAAGGACATGGGAAAGTGTTGTGAATGTGCTGAAGGGGAGGGCGGGCACCCATCTGCTCAGattggagagcaggagggactGCAGCATGGTGGTTTGCCACTCCCAAACTTTTATCAGCATCTCCATTGCATCTCTACTGTAtgcctcattttcttttctttcctaatTGTCACTTTCCCTCCACTGCCTGCATTCTGTCTTGTCTGCATCAGATTACTGCAGCACCTCCCGGAACATATCTTCCTTGCTCCGTCTTGGGCACTTTCTTATACGGCGGAGACATTCGGCTGGAGTGGAGGAGCTGCCTCCTTTCAAGGACATATCTGGTGAAGCACAAGTAACAATAAACAGAAGCATTATTGTTAAGTACACGGGCAGCATTGAAACGCTACATTAAAATATACTGCTGGTAACACTCCTATCACTTTCCTGCTGACCCTTGACAAGCACACATGCCGGTGAACACTACAAGCATGGTGAGTGTTCTCAGGGGCGGGGGACGTTGTGCGTGGGAGAAAAGcagtgtgaaaggggtcgcctGGCACTTCTCAGGGGACAACACTCTAAAGTTTCCCACGTTTTTCCACAGATGGGGGACATTGTGGCAGATATCTCTCTCCTGAGGGTAAACAAGGAAGCAAAGGTGCATCTACTACATGCTTGCAGTTTCCGCCCCGGTCCCTATGCTGCTCGCCTGTGCGCTGCTTTGGTCTTTCCCCAAGTAATTGCAGAATGGCACGAGAAAGGCTCcctcaatgggggaaggaacaaagaaaCTCTGCAAGGAACCTCCAGCAGAGGATCGCAGAGTACCTGCAGGAAGGCTTCCCAGAggtctctctggaggattccagTGAAATCTCGGTGTGCATCAACACCCCGTTCTGCCATACGGCCTAGCTGCACAGGGAAATGcccagcacacacaaacacagccagCCTTGTACATTTCTCTGCCCTCAGCCCACCTCTGCACTTCACAGAGCAAAACCGCTTACCGGGCGTGTCCTCTCCTCCTTCTGGCTCACCTGACTGTGACTACCGAGACTGGCTGGACACCTCCAGAgtggagaacagctcctggctggatGCAGCACTGGGCAACCCCGGCATGGGCACCACATCTTCTAATGTCTCCAgctcttcatcaatgacttcctCCTCTAGGTTAGGTCCAGATTCCGTCAGCTCCAGCCCACTGAAGAATCCACGGGGCTTTTGGTGGTGGAAATGGGGTCGCAGCCAACTCCTTATAAAAATGGCAGGTCTGGGGCGCAGCACCAGAGTCACcttttgcctcccttgccttctggtacgcaGGCCTCAGCTCTTTCCCctttgctctgcactgcagcTTGTCCCAATCATAGCCCTTTTCCCGCAAGCTGCAAGAAATCTGCCCAGAGGTATTGAAATTCCTACAGctagagcacagctgggactcctcagcctcctctccccaaatactgAGCAGATCCAGCAGTTCCACAGTGGTCCAAGCAAGAGACCATTTGCTGCAAGGAGCCACAATGGCCAcctgggaagatgtgatgtgaACACTCCacgccgagcaaacaggaaggggaatttcaaaattcctgGGCCTTTAAAGGGGGAAGAGTTGAAAGTCCTGACCACAGTGAttaggatgggcattgtggggtGCCTTCCAGACACCAGTTAAAGTGATGAAATCAAGTACGATGTCTACCCTGGCACTTTGGCAACAAAACTTTTGCATAAAACGCTATTAACATTTTCTCTCCATCCAGGTGTTTGTCCTGCGACCATCACCCAAGAccctgggcacatacaggaaATCAGGGGAAGGTATGGTACATGCAGGAGACGCTCTTCTGCCTCAACGTTGGACACCTTCTCgcctactccatgtcagattccaactcaAGCgatttcaccaacccctccaccttcatcctgctgggtattcctggcctggaggcagcccatgtctggatctccatccccttctgcaccatgtacgccatagccctcttggggaacttcaccatcctgttcatcgtaaagacagagctgagcctccatgggcccatgtactatttcctctgcatgctggctatCACCGACCTGGTCCGGTCTACATCCATcgtgcccaaaatgctgagcatcttctggttctattccagggagatcaatttcagtgcctgcctcacccagatgtacttcattctcaGTTTCACTACAATGCAGTCTTCGATCCTTGttgccatggcttttgatcgctacgtggccatctgcgatcccctgagacattccaccatacTGACAAACCCCATGGTGGCCAAAATtggcctggccgtggtgctgcgcgGCATCATGCTCCTactgccccatcccttcctggCAAGgaggtggccatattgcagaaccaacatcattccCCACACGTACTGCGAGCACATAGCCGTGGTGAAGCTGGCTTGCGCCGACATCAGTGTCAGTAGTTACTACAGCCTCTCTGTGGCATTATTCGTGACCGctctggatgtgttttttatcgccgtgtcctatacccagatcctcagggccatcttcagactcccaacaaaggacgcccggctcaagacttttgggacctgcggctcccacctctgtgtcatcttaGCCTCTTACATCCcagctctcttctccttcctcacacaCCGTTTTGGGCACaatgtgcccctgcatttccacGTTCTCATGGCCAACATGTAcctcctggtgccccccatgctaaaccccatcatctatggggtgaggaACCAACAGATCCGGGtaaggctgctccagccctttaCTCATAAATGGAactaaagttttctcctggttCTCTGGATCTCAGACCGAGCTCTATGCAGAGCTGTctggtgacatggtgctgggccctcttCCCTGAACCACTGACTAGCCAGTCAAGGagacattaaatcctttcctgaccttactgtgctgtgtcagcgTGACAAACTGGGGAATCTGCCTATGTACAACTCATAGGGTTGCcccctttctaattgctggtaactggaagcctcaggccctgcccctgtgccctgcctcttcccccaggttccgcccctgctctgcctcttcccctcaaagcccctcccctcactcgctcctctcctccccaccccctgtcaatCTCTGGATCATCCCCGTGACACTCTGCACTCCAAAGGAcccatatttaccatggtgaTGTAATTATGGTATGTTTTGTACAGAGTATgccctgtgaggtatcattgtAAAAGTCTTAATCTGCTAAACATTGATATCCCCTGGGGTTGTTTGCACTCCCATTGTATGTGAAGCTATGAAATCCTGCTATGTGTGAG
Proteins encoded:
- the LOC123378203 gene encoding putative olfactory receptor 52P1; the protein is MSDSNSSDFTNPSTFILLGIPGLEAAHVWISIPFCTMYAIALLGNFTILFIVKTELSLHGPMYYFLCMLAITDLVRSTSIVPKMLSIFWFYSREINFSACLTQMYFILSFTTMQSSILVAMAFDRYVAICDPLRHSTILTNPMVAKIGLAVVLRGIMLLLPHPFLARRWPYCRTNIIPHTYCEHIAVVKLACADISVSSYYSLSVALFVTALDVFFIAVSYTQILRAIFRLPTKDARLKTFGTCGSHLCVILASYIPALFSFLTHRFGHNVPLHFHVLMANMYLLVPPMLNPIIYGVRNQQIRQRLVQIFPSSRGEQAN